The DNA sequence ACGAGAGCCGCACCGATGCCCACCGTGATCGCCCCCGCGCCCAGCCAGGCACAGGGTTCGATCCGCGATGTTCGGTCCCGCGGCCGGGTCCCGGTGGTCGCCCTACTGCTCTGCCGACGTCGTGCCCGAGCTGACATCGAGGACCTCTTCTCACGAGGGTATGCACCAGCAAAGCCGGAAAGCGCCGAAATGCGCAGCTTTTTCTACCACACCCCGGCGACTGTCGGTGCCCCGGAATCCATGCCCGTGCGTTGTTGGTGAATTCGGCCATTGACGTTGATGGCCAGTTGATCCCAGAGAAGGCACGGGTCAGAAGCGTGGTGCTCCACAACCCAGGTCAGCGTCACTTCTCCGGAGTGCTGCACGCCGCACCTGCCGGTAACCTTGGCAAATATTGACGTTCACCAACAGTTTGGCTTCGTACAACCGCAGGTCATCCGCCGGTGGGCGGATTGACGAACCAGATGTTGTCCTCGCGCAGTGCGCGGCTGCGCCAGCCGTCGTCGGTGCGCACCAGCTCGTGGTGGTAGTAGCCACCGCATCTGCTCTGCTCGGCCATCCCGGGCAGGAGCATCGGGTTGTAGAACATCGCCCGCACCGTGGCAGTGTCACCGCCGGGATGGATGTCACAGTCGATGTTGGTGATGTAGTGCATGCTCCACGGGACGGAGCCGAAACCCGCCGACAACCAGTCAGCGACCTCGTCGCGCAGACCGGCGGCCGCGCCCGCTGACGAGTAGTCGATGTACGCGTCGTCGGTGAACACCGAGCGGTACAGTTCCCAGTCCTTGGTATCGACGGCCCGCGCGTATCGGTACAGCAACGCCCTGATCTGCAGTTCGTCGTCCACGCGCGCGACATCCGTCATCAGACCACCTCCAGTCGCAGCTCGCGGATGCGCCAGCCGACCGCCGTTCTGACGACCTCGTCGTACCAACGGCCGTGGAAGAACGTCATGTCCGAGGCGCCGGGCAGGCGCACCGCGTTGAACCACATCGCCACGACGTGAGCACTGTCTCCCGAAATCGTGGCCTCGACGTTGGTGAGGTAGTGCATGCCGACCGACAAGGATGCCTGCTGCTGTTCCAGATACTCCACCGCGTCGTCGATGCCGCCGGTGAAGAGTCCTGCAGCGGAGTAGTCCACGTGCCCGTCGTCGGTGAACGTTGCGCGGTAGGCGCCCCAGTCCTTGAGGTCGACGGCATAGCAGTACCGGGTCAGCAGGCCCTCGAGGTGCACCTCGTCGCTCAGCCGTTGCCGATATCCAGCGACATTCATTCAGGCATGCCGATGGTTTTGGCGTCGAGGTACTCCTTGTAGCCTTCTTCGCCGTTGCGGTAGCCCAGTCCGCTCTGTTTGGTGCCGCCGAAGGGGCTGCCGATGCCGAAGTGGCTCTTGCCGTTGATGGTGACGTTGCCGGTGCGCATGCGACAGGCGATGGCGAAGGCGCGGTCGACGTCGGCGCTGCTGACCTCGCCGGACAGGCCGTAGATGGTGTTGTTGGCGATCGCGACGGCGTCGTCGTCGGTGTCATAGGGCGTCACGGTGAGCACCGGACCGAAGATCTCTTCCTGTGCGATCACCGAGTCCGGGTCGACGTCGGCGAGCAGGGTCGGCTGGGTGTAATAGCCCACAGGCAGGTTCTGCGGGATGCCGCCGCCGGTGATCAGGCGCGCACCGGCCTCGACGCCGCTGCGGATCAGTCCGAGCACTTTCTGGCGCTGGGTCTCGCTGATCTGGGGGCCCTGCATGGTGCCCGGCGTCCACGGGTCGCCGACCGGGAAGTTCTCCATCATGGTCTTGAGGATCTCGATGCCTTCGTCGTAGCGGCTGCGCGGCAACAGGATCCGGCTGGGCAGGATGCAGCTCTGGCCCGACATGACACAGGCCATCATCGCCGCCATCGGCAACGCGGCGTTGAAGTCGGCGTCGTCGAGGACGATGTGGGCGCTCTTGCCGCCGAGCTCGAGCAGCGTCTTCTTCACCGTCGCAGCCCCGGCGGCCAGGATCGCGCGCCCGGTGGCGGTCGAGCCGGTGAAGGTGATCATGTCCACGCGCGGGTCCGCCGACAGCGCCGCACCGACCTCGTTGGCGTTGGAGGTGACCACGTTGAACACCCCGGCGGGAATGTCGGTCTCCTCGGCGACGATGCGCCCGTATTCGCTGCCCGACCACGGGGTCAGCTGGGCGGGTTTGAGGACCACGGTGTTGCCGGCCATCAGCGCGGGCACCGTCTCGGCGATGTTGAGGTAGAACGGCACGTTCCACGGGGTGATCGCGCCGACCACGCCGACCGGTTCGTAGTGGATCTTGCGCCGGGCCGGGCCCAGCGCGGTCTCGTGCACGCCGTTGTCGACCAGATAGTCGAAGTTCTTGCCGTGCTCGGCCCAGTGGGTGACTTCGGCGATCGGGCTCTCGATCTGGCTGCCGGTGACCGTGACCGGGCAGCCGACCTCGGTGATCAGGATCCGGCGCAGCCGCTCTTTGTCGCGTTCCAGCGCCTGCGCCAGCTGGGTCAGGCAGTGGTAACGAAAGTCCAGGTCACGCGACCAGTCGGTGGTGTCAAAGGCGCGCCGTGCCGCACCGACCGCGCGTCCCATGTCCTCGACCGTGCCGTCGGTGGCCTGACCGGCGACCTGCTCGCTGGCCGGGTGGATGACATCGAAAGTGGCAC is a window from the Mycolicibacterium poriferae genome containing:
- a CDS encoding nuclear transport factor 2 family protein translates to MTDVARVDDELQIRALLYRYARAVDTKDWELYRSVFTDDAYIDYSSAGAAAGLRDEVADWLSAGFGSVPWSMHYITNIDCDIHPGGDTATVRAMFYNPMLLPGMAEQSRCGGYYHHELVRTDDGWRSRALREDNIWFVNPPTGG
- a CDS encoding nuclear transport factor 2 family protein, with the translated sequence MNVAGYRQRLSDEVHLEGLLTRYCYAVDLKDWGAYRATFTDDGHVDYSAAGLFTGGIDDAVEYLEQQQASLSVGMHYLTNVEATISGDSAHVVAMWFNAVRLPGASDMTFFHGRWYDEVVRTAVGWRIRELRLEVV
- a CDS encoding aldehyde dehydrogenase family protein, translating into MTTAETETGVLAGEPRMLIDGELQSTAGGATFDVIHPASEQVAGQATDGTVEDMGRAVGAARRAFDTTDWSRDLDFRYHCLTQLAQALERDKERLRRILITEVGCPVTVTGSQIESPIAEVTHWAEHGKNFDYLVDNGVHETALGPARRKIHYEPVGVVGAITPWNVPFYLNIAETVPALMAGNTVVLKPAQLTPWSGSEYGRIVAEETDIPAGVFNVVTSNANEVGAALSADPRVDMITFTGSTATGRAILAAGAATVKKTLLELGGKSAHIVLDDADFNAALPMAAMMACVMSGQSCILPSRILLPRSRYDEGIEILKTMMENFPVGDPWTPGTMQGPQISETQRQKVLGLIRSGVEAGARLITGGGIPQNLPVGYYTQPTLLADVDPDSVIAQEEIFGPVLTVTPYDTDDDAVAIANNTIYGLSGEVSSADVDRAFAIACRMRTGNVTINGKSHFGIGSPFGGTKQSGLGYRNGEEGYKEYLDAKTIGMPE